Proteins found in one Quercus robur chromosome 2, dhQueRobu3.1, whole genome shotgun sequence genomic segment:
- the LOC126713823 gene encoding eukaryotic translation initiation factor 5-like, protein MALQNIGAGNSDDAFYRYKMPKMITKIEGRGNGIKTNVVNMVDIAKALARPASYTTKYFGCELGAQSKFDEKTGTSLVNGAHDTPKLAGLLENFIKKYVQCYGCGNPETEILITKTQMLQLKCAACGFVSDVDMRDKLTTFILKNPPEQKKGSKDKKAMRRAEKERLKEGEAADEEMKKIKKESKKKGTTSSKDGTTKASSSKKKASGSDEDRTSPTHSQVDEKEEADEDEDDDIQWQTDTSLEAAKQRIQEQLSAVTADMVMLSTEEMEKKPKAANRANESTENGNSVTHKTLADEVKENLKRGVSAKELQSLLRSLSGSAQEKMNALIEAIFVGVEKGFDKEVVKKKSLLAAASTQDEESQLLLLRALEKFWGKSKTSALKEVALVLKALYDADVLEEEYTVQWYQEGLKGGNKNSQIWKNARPFIDWLQSAESETEEE, encoded by the coding sequence ATGGCTTTACAGAACATAGGTGCTGGAAATAGTGATGATGCCTTCTACAGGTATAAGATGCCCAAAATGATTACCAAAATTGAGGGCCGAGGAAATGGCATCAAGACAAATGTAGTCAACATGGTTGATATTGCAAAGGCTTTGGCAAGACCAGCCTCTTACACCACTAAGTACTTCGGGTGTGAGCTTGGAGCCCAATCTAAATTTGACGAGAAAACTGGGACTTCTCTGGTTAATGGGGCCCATGACACTCCTAAACTTGCTGGCCTTCTTGAGAACTTCATCAAGAAATATGTCCAGTGTTATGGTTGTGGAAACCCGGAGACTGAGATTTTGATTACTAAAACTCAGATGCTCCAACTGAAATGTGCTGCTTGTGGTTTTGTGTCTGATGTGGATATGAGGGACAAGCTCActacttttattttgaagaacCCACCTGAACAAAAGAAGGGATCCAAGGACAAGAAAGCTATGCGGAGGGCTGAGAAAGAGCGTCTGAAGGAAGGTGAAGCTGCTgatgaggagatgaagaaaattaagaaagagtCCAAGAAAAAGGGTACCACCTCTTCTAAGGATGGCACGACAAAAGCCAGCTCTTCAAAGAAGAAAGCTAGTGGCTCTGATGAGGATCGCACATCACCTACTCACAGTCAAGTTGATGAGAAGGAAGAAGccgatgaggatgaggatgatgacaTTCAGTGGCAAACTGATACATCCCTTGAGGCAGCTAAGCAACGAATCCAAGAGCAACTGAGTGCTGTGACGGCTGATATGGTCATGCTCTCTACAGaagagatggagaagaagccGAAAGCAGCAAACAGAGCAAATGAAAGTACTGAAAATGGAAACTCAGTCACACACAAAACTCTTGCTGATGAGGTGAAAGAAAATCTGAAGAGAGGTGTTTCAGCAAAGGAATTGCAGTCTCTTCTCAGATCACTTTCTGGGTCTGCGCAGGAAAAGATGAATGCTCTGATTGAGGCAATCTTTGTTGGTGTTGAGAAGGGGTTTGATAAGGAAGTGGTCAAGAAGAAGAGCCTCCTTGCTGCTGCCTCAACTCAGGATGAGGAGTCACAATTGCTCTTGCTTCGTGCCCTTGAGAAGTTCTGGGGGAAGTCAAAGACAAGTGCACTGAAAGAAGTGGCTCTGGTATTGAAAGCTCTTTATGATGCTGATGTCTTGGAGGAAGAGTACACTGTACAGTGGTATCAAGAAGGGCTGAAGGGAGGCAACAAGAACTCGCAGATATGGAAGAATGCTCGGCCTTTCATTGATTGGCTCCAGAGTGCAGAGTCAGAAACTGAGGAGGAATGA